The sequence TTGGCGGACAACCCGCCCGGAGCACCGCCCATCAGGCCGAAGGGCGGGTGCCGCTGGCGGTCGGAGCGGATCAGCAGGGAGGTGGGCACCAGCGGCCGCCATGACTTCTCCAGGCCCAGACCACCGCGGTGGCGCCCCGCCCCACCGCTGTCGGGCACCAGGCCGTAGCGTTCGATGATGATGGGGAACTCCGCTTCCGCCACCTCTATGGGTACGTTGGCGGCAGTGGCTATGGGGTTGCTGAGCCCGTCGTTCCCGTCGCTCTCGGGAGTGGCTCCCCAGGTCCCGACCAGCAGCTCGAAATAGACGAAGGGCTCGCCGTCGTCGTGATGACCTCCGAGAATCACCACTGTGTTGCCGCCCTCGCCGGCCGCGGGCACGCGGTCCGGGACCAGCTGGGCAAGGGCGCCGTTGATGGCGTCGAAGGCGCGGAACCCGGTGACGCCCCTCATCGAGTTGGCGCCCGGATAGACGGCGTGGGTCACAGTCCCCGGTTTGGTAACGATACGGACCGGACGGAAGGCCCCGGCGGTGTTGGGGAACTCCGAGGCGGCGGCCGACATGACGCAGTGGTATGCGGTGGCCACGATGAACGAGCGGGTGGCATTGAGAGACCCCGCCACCATGGGATCCGAGTCCGAGAGGTCGACCATCACCTCATCCTCTTGGATCGTCACCTTCACCCTGATGGCCACGTCGCGGCTCTCGATGCCGTCCGAATCCATGTAGTCGGTGAAAGTGGCGGTCCCGTCCGGCCAGGTGGAGATCTCCTTGCGCATCAGGACCTCGGTGTAGTCGATCAGCCCATCCATCAGCTCGGTCAGCCGCCCGATCCTGTAGCGCTCGGCCATCGCTTGCAACGCCCTCTCTCCGACAGAACAGGCCGCCACCTGGGCGCCGAGATCGCCGAAGAGCATGTGGGGGACCCGCACGTTGGCCCTGATGAGAGCGTGGACCTCCTCCACCGGATCACCCTCCTTGTAGAGGTGCATCCAAGGTATGCGGAGGCCGTCCTGGAACACCTCGGTGTTGTCCGTGGCCGAGCTACCGAGCAGCCTCCCACCGATGTCGCCATGGTGGGCGGTCGCCACGCCGTAGCCGATCAGGGTCTCCCCGTAGAACACGGGCTTGATGACGAAGACGTCCGGTAGGTGCATGCCGCCGTCGAAGGGATCGTTCATTATGAAGACGTCGCCGGGCCGCATCCTGTGGCGGAAGCGAGCCAGGAGGGCGTCGACGGCAGTAGGCACGGCGCCGAGGTGGAAGGGAATGGTCACGGCCTGGGCCACGGTCTGGGCATCTGGACCGAGCAGGGCGGCGGAGAAGTCCATCGCGTCCCGTACCACGGTCGAGTGGGCGGTCCGGAAGATGGTGGTGGCCATCTCGTCCGCGGCCGAAGCCAGGGCGTTGGCCACTATCTGGCGGGTTACGACATCGGCATGCTCCACCTCGGTCTTGCCGCCCTCCTGGCGGCTCAGGAAGAGGGCCCCCGAAGCATGGCGGCGGGCGACCCAGCCCGGCGGAACCACGATCGTGGTGTCGTACTCGTCGATGAGCAGCGGACCGGTCATCCCGTCCGGCCCTACACCGTTCCTTCGTGCGAGCACCGGAGTGTCCAGGTAGCCGTCGGCGAGGCTGAAAAGGGCGGGACGCCGGCCGTCGGGTGGCCTGGTTTCTTCAGCGCGGTCGGGAAGCGCTGCTTCTTGCGACACCTGCCTGGTTCGAGGCAGGGATCCCAGGGCCGCGAGTCGGACCGCCCGCACCTCGATCGGGTCGTCCGGATCCTTGCGCACGCCGTACAACTGCTCGTGGCGGTCCTCGAAGTCCGTGACCAGCTTCGCCAGCCCTGCAGCGGTCAGCTCGGTCTCCGGAATGGTCACCTCGATGTCGAAGCTCTGGCCCTTGTAGCGCACATCGGCGGATCGGACCCACTCGCTGACCCCGCCGGAGATGCTCGACTCCAGCCGGGATTCCAGCTCGGCCAACAATCGGGACATGGTGGGGATCACCGAAGTGTCCCTGGCGTCCAGTTCGCAGAACCGGACATCGTGGTACTCCGGCCGGGCATAGAGGAGACCTGCCGCAGAGAAGACCCCGGCATTGGGGGGCACGACCACCGTGTCGATCCCCAACTCGGTTGCCAGGCTGGCCGCGTGGATAGGACCTGCCCCGCCGAACGCGATCAGGGCGAACTCCCGCGGATCGCGCCCGCGCTCGGACGAAACCGCCCGCAGGGCGCGCATCATCCGGGCGTTGGCCAGATCGTGGACACCCCGGGCGGCCTCCGCCACCGGAATCTCCAGCGGGGTGGCGACCGACTCCAGCGCGGCCCTCGCCAGACCCGGTTTGATCGAAACGGCGTCCCCGGCGAGGGGCCCGGACCGGACGTAGCCCAGCACCACGTTGGCGTCGGTCACGGTGAGATCGTCCCCGCCGAGGCCGTAGCAGGCGGGACCGGGAACCGCCCCGGCGCTGCGAGGACCCACCTGGAGGCCGCCGGCGGAGTCCACCCAGGCGATACTCCCACCACCGGCCCCCACCTCCGCAATGTCGATGCTCGGCACCCTCAGCAACTCTCCGGAACCACGCAGCAGCCGGGTCCCCACCGATAGGTCGGCACCCACCTCGTACTCCCTGCTGAGGGTGACTCGCCCTTCCTCGATCAGCGACGCTTTGGCCGTGGTGCCGCCCATGTCGAACGAGATGGCGTTCGCTATGCCCAGTTCCCTGGCCAATCCTTGGGCGGCCACCACTCCGGCCGCCGGACCGGATTCGAGGGCGTAAACCGGCCGGTGGGCGGCGTCGGCGGCGGTCATAGCGCCACCGGACGACTGCATGATCAGGACCGGAGCGTCCACCCCGACTCCTTCCAGACCGTCCACGAGATCGCGCACGTAGGCGCCCATGATCGGGATCACGTAGGCGTTGAGGGCGGTAGTGGCGGACCGCTCGTACTCGTTCTGCTCCCTGAGAACCTCGTTCGACAGCACGACATGGACGCCGGGGAGTTCACGCCTCAGGATTCGCGCCACCTGCTCCTCATGGGCCGGATACTTGTGGGCGTGCAACAGGCAGACCGCCACCGCCTCCACCTGCTCGTCGCGCAATCGGGCGGCCACCTCCGCGACCTCGGCCTCGTCCACCGGACGGTGGGACGTCCCGTCGGCCAGCATGCGCTCGCCGATCTCGAAACGAAGGCGCCGCTCGACGATCGGCGGGGGCTTGCGCCAGAAGGGGTTGTAAAGGTGGGGCATCCTGACCCGACGGAGTTCCAGCACGTCGCGGAACCCCTCCGTGGTCACGAGGGCCAGGTGGGCGCCCCGGCGCTCGAGAATGGCGTTGGTCGCCACCGTGGTCCCGTGGATTACCTCCTGGACCAGGGTTGGCGCCGACCGGGGTGAATCACGCACCAAGGTGTCGATGGCGACAGTGACCGCCTTGTCGTACGAGGGAGGTGTGGACAGCACCTTGCGCGTGGTGGTGCGGCCGTCGGGTTCCTGGACGATGACGTCCGTGAACGTTCCCCCTACGTCGGCGCCCACCCGGCTGGCCGCGGAGATGCTATCGCTCCCAGCGAGACGCCGCGTGCGGCGCGGCCCTCATCGCGAGCCGAGCATCTCGCCGACCATGCTGACGGAGGCCGTGGCTCTGGGGCTCCACCTGGTGAACCGCTTGGCGGCGGCGCGCAGCAGGAAGTCGCTCAGTATCGCCAGCGCGGCGAAGATGAAGACGATCACGAGTATTCCGGCGTTGTCCAGGTACCGGCTCCTCCCGATCATCAGCCACCCGAGACCGACGCCGGCGCCCATGAACTCGGCCGCCACCACCAGACCCCAGGACACCACCACCGCCAAACGGAAGCCGGCCATCATGTGGGGCAGGATGGCGGGGACCACCACCGTCCGGTAGATGTGGAACCGCGATGCCCCGGCGGTCAGAGAGGCCCTGACGTAAATGTGAGGCACGTTGCGGACCGCCTCCGTGACCTGGATGGTGAGGATCAGGAACACCCCGAACGCGATCAGGGCGACCCCGGTCGAAGGGTCGGAACCGAACCACAGCAGGAACAGCGGAAGGAGAGCCAGCAGAGGGGTGGGACGGATGGCGTCCAGGCTGAACTCCAGCAGGTCGCGCATCAAGCGGCTGTACCCGAAGGCGAGCCCGATCACCAGGCCCGGGGGGGTGCCGATCGCCAACCCGAGCAGCACCATCCGGGTGCTGACCCAGGTTGCCTCGTAGACACCGTCGGCGAAGGGAACCCTCTTGCCGGCCAGGTAGTGAAACCCTGTACTGAAGACTTCGACCAGCCGATGCGGTGGGGGCAAGTATTCCGGGCCTATCCAGCCGGCGTTGGTGACCGCGTACCAGATGACCAGCACGCCGAGCGGAACGAGCAGTGCCCGGATGATCGAACGGAAGCGGGTGCCGCCGAGAACCTTCTGGTCCCCCAGCACCACACCGGGCCGAGCCGCCGTCGTCCGCCGGCGTTTCAGTCTCATCGGCCGCTCACCTCGTACCCAAGACCTCGGCGACCAGTCCACCGGCGGTAGCCCGCTGTGCCCACCTGATAGTTCGCTTGATCAATGCTCTCAGCAGGAAGTCCGAGCCTATCGCCAGCAGCGCGAAGATGATCACCATGGCGATGATGCGGGCGGAGTCGAGGTTGACCAGTCCGGCCAGCATCAGGAACCCGAGACCCTGGACCGATCCCATGAACTCGGCCGCCACGTCCAACCCCCATGCGGCCATCACCGCCAACCGCAGGCCCGCCAGTATGTGCGGGATGATCGACGGGACCACCACCGTACGATAGATGTGAAACCGGGACGCCCCCGCCGTCAGAGCGGCCTGTACGTGTATGTGCAGGACGTTGCGAACCGCCTCGGTGGTCTGGATGGTCAGGATCAGCATCACACCCAAGGTGACCAGGGCGATCTGGGGCCGCATCCCTATGCCGAACCAAAGCAGGAACAGCGGTATCAGCGCGAAGATCGGTACCACGCGCAGCGCGTCGAACGAGAACTCCAACAGGTCCCGCGCCCATCGGCTGTATCCGAATATAAGACCGAAGCCGAGCCCTGCCAACCCACCCACGATTATGCCGGTCACCACCATCTGCAGGGTGATCCAGAAGGCGCCGGGAATCAGATCCCCGATCGCCCACCACACCGAGAACAGCTTCTGGGGTGTCGGAAGGAGGATCGGCTTGATCAGACCGAGGTTGGTAATAGCGGCCCAGATCAAGAGGGCCAGCACGGGGAGGAACAGCGCCCGCACCATCCGGCTGATACGCCCCGGCCTGCGCAACCAGGCGAGAGTGCGATCGGCCAAGTTGCCAACGAAGCGTCGACCAATTCGGCTTCTGTGTGGTCCGACCATTCGTCGTGTCCTCGTCGCGATAGTCCGATCTGAGGGTTCATGCCTACCGGATGGCCGCAGGATACACACGCGGGCACCGGGACGACGGAGCACACGTAGAACTCCACTGGCCCGTCTTGGACCCACCCCCGACGCCTACAATGGCTCAGGCCACCAAGGAGCGTGAGCGTGCGGTTTCGAGACTTACCGGTGTGCTTGGTTGCCGCGACCCTTCTCTTCGCAGCGTGTGGAGGAGACGGAGGTGGCGGGGGCGAAGAGGGTGGTGGCGGCACCGAGTCGGAAACGACCGTCTCCACTTTCGGGCAGTTCGCGGATCGGGCCGACTTGCCCACGGTGGTGTACGACGGCACAGCATGCACCTACATCGGTCCGGAGACCGTCGCTCCCGGCCCGGTCCGGATGACGCTGGACAACCGGAGCGATGTGCGGGCCCGCATCGACATCCTCCGCTTCCCTGAGGGCAAGACCTTCGAGGACCTGGCCGCCTATGTCGAGAGCGGCGAGGCGGCAGCCAACCAGGACTCCCCCGACTGGGTGGATCAGACCCGCAAGATTCGCGCCCCCGCCAACCAGGTGATGGGGGCCAACCGCACCCTGTTCGACAACACCTACGGCATCCTCTGTTACATAGGAGAAACGGAACCCTTCGAGATCCAGGCGGTAGCCACGTTCGAAGTCCTGGAGGGCTAGTTGCTGTTAGGTCACCCTGACTACCGCTAGCGCGGGATCACGGGCAGAACGAGGCGGCTGGCGTGTTCTGCATCGTGGTACACGGTCTGGTGGGCTGACCGGAAGTCAGCCTCGTGGCCGATGTCGCCTCCCAGGTTGGTGTTGCGGTCGAAGCGAGGGAAGTTGCTGCTCGACACGTCGAGACGGATCCGGTGCCCCGCTTTGAACACCCACGCGACCTCCCACAAATCGATCCGGTACTCGTAAACCTGTCCGGGTTCGATCAGGGAGGGGGACTGGCGGCTCTCCCGGCACCTCGCCCTCACGATCCCTTCGGTGACGTTGATGGCCCGGCCGTCGGGGAACACATCTACGAGCGTGGCTGTGAAGTCGGTGTCGGGCGCCGACGAGGCCGCGAACAGGACCGCCGCGACCCGGCCGGTGCACTCGAGGTCGGATGCGAGCAGATCACCGGTATACACCAGGACATCGGACCGATCCTCGACCGTCGACCGGTCACGCGGCCCGCTCTGGTCCACGTACGCCACCTGGCCACCCACCGTGGGAACCGGGTCCGAAGGGTCATACACGTACGTGTCGGGCGGCTCGCTTCCGACCGGTGGCTCCCAACCGAGGCTTCCGTC is a genomic window of bacterium containing:
- a CDS encoding ABC transporter permease, which codes for MRLKRRRTTAARPGVVLGDQKVLGGTRFRSIIRALLVPLGVLVIWYAVTNAGWIGPEYLPPPHRLVEVFSTGFHYLAGKRVPFADGVYEATWVSTRMVLLGLAIGTPPGLVIGLAFGYSRLMRDLLEFSLDAIRPTPLLALLPLFLLWFGSDPSTGVALIAFGVFLILTIQVTEAVRNVPHIYVRASLTAGASRFHIYRTVVVPAILPHMMAGFRLAVVVSWGLVVAAEFMGAGVGLGWLMIGRSRYLDNAGILVIVFIFAALAILSDFLLRAAAKRFTRWSPRATASVSMVGEMLGSR
- a CDS encoding hydantoinase B/oxoprolinase family protein, whose translation is MGADVGGTFTDVIVQEPDGRTTTRKVLSTPPSYDKAVTVAIDTLVRDSPRSAPTLVQEVIHGTTVATNAILERRGAHLALVTTEGFRDVLELRRVRMPHLYNPFWRKPPPIVERRLRFEIGERMLADGTSHRPVDEAEVAEVAARLRDEQVEAVAVCLLHAHKYPAHEEQVARILRRELPGVHVVLSNEVLREQNEYERSATTALNAYVIPIMGAYVRDLVDGLEGVGVDAPVLIMQSSGGAMTAADAAHRPVYALESGPAAGVVAAQGLARELGIANAISFDMGGTTAKASLIEEGRVTLSREYEVGADLSVGTRLLRGSGELLRVPSIDIAEVGAGGGSIAWVDSAGGLQVGPRSAGAVPGPACYGLGGDDLTVTDANVVLGYVRSGPLAGDAVSIKPGLARAALESVATPLEIPVAEAARGVHDLANARMMRALRAVSSERGRDPREFALIAFGGAGPIHAASLATELGIDTVVVPPNAGVFSAAGLLYARPEYHDVRFCELDARDTSVIPTMSRLLAELESRLESSISGGVSEWVRSADVRYKGQSFDIEVTIPETELTAAGLAKLVTDFEDRHEQLYGVRKDPDDPIEVRAVRLAALGSLPRTRQVSQEAALPDRAEETRPPDGRRPALFSLADGYLDTPVLARRNGVGPDGMTGPLLIDEYDTTIVVPPGWVARRHASGALFLSRQEGGKTEVEHADVVTRQIVANALASAADEMATTIFRTAHSTVVRDAMDFSAALLGPDAQTVAQAVTIPFHLGAVPTAVDALLARFRHRMRPGDVFIMNDPFDGGMHLPDVFVIKPVFYGETLIGYGVATAHHGDIGGRLLGSSATDNTEVFQDGLRIPWMHLYKEGDPVEEVHALIRANVRVPHMLFGDLGAQVAACSVGERALQAMAERYRIGRLTELMDGLIDYTEVLMRKEISTWPDGTATFTDYMDSDGIESRDVAIRVKVTIQEDEVMVDLSDSDPMVAGSLNATRSFIVATAYHCVMSAAASEFPNTAGAFRPVRIVTKPGTVTHAVYPGANSMRGVTGFRAFDAINGALAQLVPDRVPAAGEGGNTVVILGGHHDDGEPFVYFELLVGTWGATPESDGNDGLSNPIATAANVPIEVAEAEFPIIIERYGLVPDSGGAGRHRGGLGLEKSWRPLVPTSLLIRSDRQRHPPFGLMGGAPGGLSANTVSRLSGEEEEFPPMFSDGLAAGELYHHVQAGGGGWGDPLERDPARVAEDVRNGKVGFEAARGDYGVILDEDMVVDAEATASIRRRMKAEREH
- a CDS encoding ABC transporter permease; this translates as MADRTLAWLRRPGRISRMVRALFLPVLALLIWAAITNLGLIKPILLPTPQKLFSVWWAIGDLIPGAFWITLQMVVTGIIVGGLAGLGFGLIFGYSRWARDLLEFSFDALRVVPIFALIPLFLLWFGIGMRPQIALVTLGVMLILTIQTTEAVRNVLHIHVQAALTAGASRFHIYRTVVVPSIIPHILAGLRLAVMAAWGLDVAAEFMGSVQGLGFLMLAGLVNLDSARIIAMVIIFALLAIGSDFLLRALIKRTIRWAQRATAGGLVAEVLGTR